GCGGACGTCAACAATCGAGAAACCCTGCGACACCATATGACCGATATACGCGTAGCCACGGTGCACCATCAGCTGCACGCCGTCAGGTCTTCCCCCCTGATCGCTGTGGCCGATAAGCCGCATATTGCGGCTGTATTCAGGTTGTGGCAGTGCCATTACACGGCTCCTTATTTATTTTTCGCTTCAAGCGTGGCGAACCACGGAGCGATAAAGTCGTCGGTCTGGCCCCAGCCCGGAATGATTTTACCCAGCGAAGCGACGTTGACCGGGCCAGGCTGGCTTGCCAGCAGCGCCTGAGGAATAGCGGCGGCTTTAAAGTCGTAGGTCGCAGGCGTTTGCTCCCCGGCAATCTTGTACGCGACAAGGCGCACGTTGGTGGCGCCGATCAGCTTCGGATCTACCGCCACGCTGACTTTCCACGGGCTGTTGGCCTCGCGCATCAGCTGAATATCCTGGTTGGAAACATCGATGCTGTAGAGTTTGATTTCGGTGCGGCCGTTCTCCTGCAGCGCTTTATAAGCGCCCTGGCTGAATGCATCCCAGGTGCCCCAGATTGCGTCGATTTTGCCTTTCGGGTATTTCGCCAGTACCGCGCCCACTTTGTTGGCGGTGTCGCCCTGCACGTCGGAGGAAACCGCGCCGATAGATTCCAGCTCTTTTATGCCCGGGTTAGCTTTCAGCAATTCCTGATAGGCGGCCTGGCGGCGCTCCATCGGTGGGAAACCGGCTACCCACAGCTTGATGATGTTCGCTTTGCCGTTGAAGTCTTTGACCAGCTGGCCGAAAGAGAGGCCGGTCAAAGAGGCATCGTCCTGCTGGCTTACGGTAACCCCCGGGATCGTGCCGTTCACTGCGGTATCAAATACCGACACCGCAATGCCCGCGGCCACGGCTTTTTTCACCAGCTCGGTCGAATAGGGGTCACGACCCTGAGAAAGAATAATCCCGTCATACTTCTGGCTGATGGCCTGGTTCACAAAGTCCTGGAAGCGGGCGTCGTCACCGTTGCTCAGGAACGTGCTGACCTTGAAGCCCAGCTTTTTGGCCTGCTGAACCGCCCCGGCGACAAACTGCGTGGTGTTGTCGTCGGAGCCCAGGTTACGGATAAGGGCGATGCGGATTGGACCGTCGTGTGCGGCGATTTTTTCCGGCACCGGCGTTGGCGTTGCGGCGTGGCCAGGCAGTGCGGCAAGCAGGCTAAGCGCCAGCAGTGAAGTTGTCAGTTTTTTCATGGTCGTTACCCTGTGTAAGTTGTTGTTTTAGCGTCGTTGTATGTAAGTAATCGCCAGCGCTGCAGCCAGCACCAGGCCTTTAATAATGTCCATGGCGTAGTA
This region of Cedecea lapagei genomic DNA includes:
- a CDS encoding sugar ABC transporter substrate-binding protein; its protein translation is MKKLTTSLLALSLLAALPGHAATPTPVPEKIAAHDGPIRIALIRNLGSDDNTTQFVAGAVQQAKKLGFKVSTFLSNGDDARFQDFVNQAISQKYDGIILSQGRDPYSTELVKKAVAAGIAVSVFDTAVNGTIPGVTVSQQDDASLTGLSFGQLVKDFNGKANIIKLWVAGFPPMERRQAAYQELLKANPGIKELESIGAVSSDVQGDTANKVGAVLAKYPKGKIDAIWGTWDAFSQGAYKALQENGRTEIKLYSIDVSNQDIQLMREANSPWKVSVAVDPKLIGATNVRLVAYKIAGEQTPATYDFKAAAIPQALLASQPGPVNVASLGKIIPGWGQTDDFIAPWFATLEAKNK